One stretch of Malus domestica chromosome 14, GDT2T_hap1 DNA includes these proteins:
- the LOC103454743 gene encoding xyloglucan-specific galacturonosyltransferase 1, with the protein MVGASMAKRKPKVPKQPPPKESCSCFIFLLKFIYRAPAAVFFLFLIYLWSSSTTIISGNVVHVCVSSRKLNDHYCLSAGKTQPKFEIPIPVINHSSIYLHTLDKSSNIPLPLSLPLYHGNGSTSPSQPTVNGEKVRETAEVIRAESDPIIMRNGENKDREEEVVNAKKEVEEQMQLHRSWISDKKQAGCEGRGVYVYNLPSKFNFDLIGQCRDMITWLDFCKYLKNEAMGEPIPKFGNGWYQTHQHSLEPIFHQRVMKHPCRVYNEDEAKLFYIPFYGGLDILRWHFKNVSSDVKDTLSLELITWLRKQRSWTKNSGKDHVIVLGKISWDFRRKDRSWGTRFLEIDQMKNPVKLLIERQPWQPNDIGIPHPTYFHPSSDEDIMAWQWKIISSHRKQLVSFAGAARPGQAKSIRSILIKQCSSSSEYGNQCRFVDCSLGGCDQPEPVIELFMESEFCLQPPGDSPTRKSLFDSLISGCIPVLFDPFTAYYQYSWHLPEDHGKYSVFVDQEEVRGMKVNVFDTLKKISKEKRDDMRRFIVYELLPGLVYGDSNAKFEIFEDAFSITMTNLMERVTKLKSNV; encoded by the coding sequence ATGGTCGGTGCTTCCATGGCGAAAAGAAAACCCAAAGTCCCCAAGCAACCACCCCCGAAAGAATCCTGTAGCTGTTTCATTTTTCTGCTCAAATTCATCTATCGAGCCCCGGCTGcagttttctttctctttcttatcTACCTCTGGTCTTCCTCCACCACCATTATCTCCGGCAACGTTGTCCACGTTTGTGTTTCCTCCCGGAAGCTCAATGACCATTACTGCCTTTCTGCTGGTAAAACCCAACCCAAGTTTGAAATCCCAATTCCTGTCATCAATCATAGTTCCATTTACCTCCACACTCTTGATAAGAGTTCAAACATCCCTCTTCCCTTATCGCTTCCTTTGTACCACGGCAATGGTTCCACTAGTCCTTCTCAACCGACTGTCAACGGCGAGAAGGTGAGAGAGACCGCTGAAGTTATCCGAGCTGAGTCTGATCCGATAATTATGAGGAATGGTGAGAACAAAGACCGAGAGGAGGAAGTTGTGAACGCAAAGAAGGAAGTTGAAGAACAGATGCAACTGCACAGATCATGGATTTCGGATAAGAAGCAAGCCGGGTGCGAAGGGAGGGGAGTTTATGTGTATAACTTACCATCCAAGTTTAATTTTGACTTGATTGGTCAGTGCAGAGACATGATTACATGGTTGGACTTCTGCAAGTACTTAAAAAATGAAGCCATGGGAGAACCGATTCCAAAATTTGGAAATGGTTGGTACCAAACACATCAGCACTCATTGGAGCCAATTTTTCATCAGAGGGTTATGAAGCATCCTTGCAGGGTTTACAATGAGGATGAAGCCAAGCTTTTCTACATTCCATTTTACGGCGGTTTGGATATTCTAAGATGGCATTTCAAGAACGTCTCCAGCGACGTGAAAGACACGTTGAGTTTGGAGCTCATTACATGGCTTCGGAAGCAAAGGTCATGGACTAAAAATTCTGGCAAGGATCATGTCATTGTGTTGGGAAAAATTTCATGGGATTTTCGGAGAAAGGACCGCTCTTGGGGAACTAGATTCTTGGAGATTGATCAAATGAAAAACCCTGTCAAGCTTTTGATTGAGAGGCAGCCATGGCAGCCAAATGACATAGGAATTCCACACCCAACATACTTCCATCCAAGCTCAGATGAGGACATCATGGCATGGCAATGGAAGATCATAAGCTCACACCGAAAACAGTTAGTGAGCTTTGCTGGTGCAGCAAGGCCTGGTCAAGCTAAGAGCATAAGGTCTATATTAATTAAACAGTGCAGTTCTTCTTCCGAATATGGAAACCAATGCCGGTTTGTTGACTGTAGTTTGGGCGGATGTGATCAGCCAGAGCCAGTCATTGAGCTCTTCATGGAGTCTGAGTTCTGCCTGCAGCCTCCAGGGGACAGCCCTACTAGAAAATCCTTATTTGACTCATTGATTTCGGGCTGCATTCCAGTGCTTTTCGATCCCTTTACCGCTTATTACCAGTATTCATGGCATTTGCCGGAGGATCACGGAAAGTATTCTGTATTTGTGGACCAAGAGGAAGTGAGGGGGATGAAGGTGAATGTGTTTGATACGCTGAAGAAGATTTCAAAGGAGAAGAGAGATGATATGAGGAGGTTTATAGTGTATGAGTTGTTGCCGGGTTTGGTGTATGGGGATTCAAATGCAAAATTTGAAATCTTTGAGGATGCATTTTCCATCACAATGACTAATCTCATGGAGAGGGtgaccaaattgaaatcaaatgTGTAG
- the LOC103454744 gene encoding probable phospholipid hydroperoxide glutathione peroxidase has translation MLCATTRFLFRRNLTVITSSASQLLQKHFSADSRQILLWSSQISLLSPSIKIEFSSPVSSTFGLNRTMASQSESKSLHDFTVKDAKGNDVDLSTYKGKVLMIVNVASQCGLTNSNYTELAQLYEKYKTQGLEILAFACNQFGAQEPGTNDEIVEFACTRFKAEYPIFDKVDVNGEKAALIYKYLKSSKGELFGHNIKWNFSKFLVDKEGKVVDRYAPTTSPLSIDKDVKKLLGVA, from the exons atgcTCTGTGCTACTACTCGCTTTCTCTTCCGACGAAATCTCACCGTCATCACTTCATCTGCTTCTCAGCTTCTGCAAAAGCACTTCTCGGCCGATTCCCGGCAGATCCTTTTGTGGTCGTCGCAGATTTCGCTGCTTTCGCCGTCGATCAAGATAGAGTTTTCGAGCCCGGTTTCGTCAACGTTCGGATTGAATCGTACAATGGCTAGCCAGTCCGAGAGTAAATCCCTCCACGACTTCACCGTCAAG GATGCCAAGGGTAACGATGTTGATCTTAGCACCTACAAAGGGAAGGTCCTGATGATCGTCAACGTCGCATCGCAGTg TGGCTTGACTAATTCAAACTACACAGAGCTAGCTCAGTTGtatgaaaaatacaaaactCAAG GATTGGAAATCTTGGCATTCGCGTGCAATCAGTTTGGAGCTCAGGAGCCGGGGACAAATGATGAGATTGTAGAGTTTGCTTGCACTCGCTTTAAGGCCGAGTATCCCATCTTTGATAAG GTGGATGTGAATGGTGAGAAAGCTGCTCTGATTTACAAGTACTTGAAGTCGAGCAAGGGTGAACTCTTTGGCCACAACATCAAGTGGAACTTCTCCAAGTTCCTGGTTGACAAAGAAGGGAAAGTCGTTGACCGTTATGCTCCTACAACTTCTCCTCTTAGCATTGAC AAGGATGTAAAGAAACTGTTGGGGGTCGCATGA